A DNA window from Comamonas fluminis contains the following coding sequences:
- a CDS encoding PLP-dependent aminotransferase family protein has translation MQFANRLNNVETSAIRELFKLLGKPGIISFAGGFPDSAMFDVAGISAASAKALEQEAGAALQYGATEGYQPLREQLSAFMATKGVPDVAPEQLIVTTGSQQALDLLGKTMVGEGDKVIVEGPTFLATIQCFRLYGAEVISAPVDEHGVKTDELEKLIAEHKPKLVYLIPTFGNPSGAMLSLERRKKVLELAVKYQTLVVEDDPYGDLYFDAAPPASLLSLSREVPGSREWLAHCGSLSKVLSPGLRIGWLIAQPELLARAVMCKQFSDAHTSTFAQATAAQYLKSGVMPKTLAHVREVYAKRAKAMGDALREQLGDAVEFVQPAGGLFMWVRLTGARGQLADAGALAKKAIEEGVAFVPGAPFYAQNPDNATFRLSFATADEDKIREGIARLAKALKA, from the coding sequence ATGCAATTTGCCAATCGACTCAACAACGTAGAGACCTCTGCGATTCGTGAACTGTTCAAACTGCTGGGCAAGCCCGGCATCATCAGTTTTGCGGGAGGCTTTCCGGACAGCGCCATGTTTGACGTGGCGGGCATCAGTGCCGCCTCGGCCAAGGCTCTGGAGCAAGAAGCCGGTGCAGCATTGCAGTACGGCGCGACCGAGGGCTACCAGCCCCTGCGCGAGCAACTGTCTGCCTTCATGGCCACCAAGGGCGTGCCCGATGTGGCGCCCGAGCAGCTCATCGTCACCACCGGCAGCCAGCAGGCGCTGGACCTGCTGGGCAAGACCATGGTGGGTGAGGGTGACAAGGTCATCGTTGAAGGCCCCACTTTTCTGGCCACCATTCAGTGCTTTCGCTTGTACGGCGCCGAAGTGATCTCCGCCCCGGTGGACGAGCACGGCGTCAAGACCGATGAGCTGGAAAAGCTGATTGCCGAACACAAGCCCAAGCTGGTCTATCTGATTCCCACCTTCGGCAACCCCAGCGGTGCAATGCTGAGTCTGGAGCGCCGCAAAAAAGTGCTGGAGCTGGCCGTGAAGTACCAGACGCTGGTGGTGGAAGACGACCCCTATGGCGATCTGTACTTTGACGCCGCGCCGCCTGCCAGCCTGCTGTCGCTCAGCCGTGAAGTACCCGGCAGCCGTGAATGGCTGGCGCATTGCGGATCGCTGTCCAAGGTGCTCAGCCCCGGCCTGCGCATTGGCTGGCTGATTGCCCAGCCAGAGCTGCTGGCCCGCGCCGTGATGTGCAAGCAGTTCAGCGATGCCCACACCAGCACCTTCGCTCAGGCCACGGCTGCGCAGTACCTGAAGTCTGGCGTCATGCCCAAGACCCTGGCCCATGTGCGCGAGGTCTATGCCAAGCGTGCCAAGGCCATGGGCGATGCACTGCGCGAGCAGCTTGGCGATGCCGTGGAGTTTGTGCAGCCTGCGGGTGGCCTGTTCATGTGGGTGCGCCTGACGGGTGCCCGCGGTCAGCTGGCCGATGCTGGAGCGCTGGCCAAGAAGGCCATCGAAGAGGGCGTGGCCTTTGTGCCCGGCGCACCGTTTTATGCCCAGAACCCGGATAACGCCACCTTCCGCCTGTCGTTTGCCACGGCCGATGAAGACAAGATCCGCGAAGGCATTGCACGTCTGGCCAAGGCACTTAAAGCATGA
- a CDS encoding SlyX family protein, whose protein sequence is MSEGMGDTREDLHALQERIMELEIKASYTEDLLEQLNMTIYRQQEQMDVLINELRELKRQTPDGGSGAPRNLRDELPPHY, encoded by the coding sequence ATGAGTGAAGGCATGGGCGATACCCGCGAAGACCTGCACGCATTGCAGGAGCGCATCATGGAGCTGGAGATCAAGGCCAGCTACACCGAGGATTTGCTGGAGCAGTTGAACATGACCATCTATCGCCAGCAGGAGCAGATGGATGTGCTCATCAACGAGCTGCGGGAACTCAAGCGCCAGACGCCCGATGGCGGCTCTGGCGCCCCGCGCAATCTGCGCGACGAATTGCCGCCCCACTATTGA
- a CDS encoding DUF3149 domain-containing protein, with amino-acid sequence MKLMIDLFSTDYGLMSLAVIVLVIVMAVFFTRLFMGKMKNVASEPLQKS; translated from the coding sequence ATGAAGCTGATGATCGACCTGTTTTCCACCGACTATGGACTGATGAGCTTGGCCGTGATTGTCCTGGTCATCGTGATGGCGGTTTTCTTTACCCGCTTGTTCATGGGCAAGATGAAGAATGTGGCCAGCGAGCCGCTGCAGAAGTCCTGA
- a CDS encoding DUF2721 domain-containing protein has protein sequence MSIWSIDAQTVTHSIQLAVAPVFFLTAVAGMIGSVAGRLARIIDRARKLEESLRTLEDHDLVARYLKELHFLRERGRLANVAIGLLTLCGMCIGLTIVLLFVGQAYGVSGHGYAVFSFLLGVVAFVSALCCFLWETVMATRILDFHMLTRAKAAVRDVERDS, from the coding sequence ATGAGCATCTGGTCCATTGACGCCCAGACCGTCACCCACAGCATTCAGCTGGCGGTGGCCCCCGTTTTCTTTTTGACAGCAGTTGCCGGGATGATTGGCTCGGTAGCGGGGCGGCTGGCGCGCATCATCGACCGCGCACGCAAGCTGGAAGAAAGCCTGCGCACGCTGGAGGACCATGATCTGGTTGCCCGCTATCTGAAAGAGCTGCACTTTCTGCGCGAGCGCGGGCGTCTGGCCAATGTGGCCATTGGCCTGCTCACGCTGTGCGGCATGTGCATCGGGCTGACCATCGTGCTGCTGTTTGTGGGGCAGGCCTACGGCGTCAGCGGTCACGGCTATGCCGTGTTCAGCTTTTTGCTGGGTGTGGTGGCCTTTGTCTCGGCGCTGTGCTGCTTCCTCTGGGAAACCGTCATGGCCACCCGCATTCTGGACTTCCACATGCTCACCCGCGCCAAGGCTGCGGTGCGTGATGTGGAGCGGGACAGCTAA
- a CDS encoding HTH-type transcriptional regulator ArgP, which yields MLDYAGLEALAAVVREGSFERAAHKLHVTPSAVSQRIKQLEERVGQVLVLRGQPCTGTDAGRRLCLHVEQVALLENDLRRKNPELIPEGQSALPSLKLAVNADSLSTWFMDAMAAFTQDSNELLDISIDDQDHTAQRLKQGEVMAAVTATGSAITGCNTWPLGGMRYVAVASPAFVERHFSQGLTPQAIARSPMMCYGRKDSLQDQWLQSLGVDGRRNAARHFLPSNQGYTRALELGMGWGMHPVQMIETELQRSSLVVLLPEQSLYTPLYWCHTRSAQASLQRLTDCVLHAAAAWLEQDAS from the coding sequence ATGCTTGACTACGCAGGACTGGAAGCGCTGGCCGCCGTGGTGCGCGAGGGCAGTTTTGAACGTGCAGCGCACAAGCTGCATGTCACGCCCTCGGCGGTATCGCAGCGCATCAAGCAGCTGGAGGAGCGCGTGGGCCAGGTGCTGGTGCTGCGCGGCCAGCCCTGCACGGGCACCGATGCGGGGCGGCGCCTGTGCCTGCATGTGGAGCAGGTTGCACTGCTGGAAAACGATTTGCGCCGCAAGAACCCCGAGCTGATTCCCGAAGGCCAGAGCGCCCTGCCCTCGCTGAAGCTGGCGGTCAATGCCGATTCGCTCTCCACCTGGTTCATGGATGCCATGGCGGCCTTCACGCAGGACAGCAATGAGCTGCTGGATATCAGCATTGACGATCAGGACCACACGGCGCAGCGCCTCAAGCAAGGCGAAGTCATGGCTGCTGTCACGGCCACGGGCTCGGCCATCACCGGCTGCAACACCTGGCCGCTGGGCGGCATGCGCTATGTGGCCGTGGCATCACCTGCGTTTGTGGAGCGGCATTTCTCGCAGGGGCTGACGCCGCAGGCCATCGCCCGGTCCCCCATGATGTGCTACGGGCGCAAGGACAGCCTGCAGGACCAGTGGCTGCAAAGCCTGGGGGTGGATGGCAGGCGCAATGCGGCGCGCCACTTTCTGCCCTCCAACCAGGGCTACACCCGCGCGCTGGAGCTGGGCATGGGCTGGGGCATGCACCCCGTGCAGATGATTGAGACAGAGTTGCAGCGCAGCAGTCTGGTAGTGCTGCTGCCCGAGCAAAGCCTCTACACCCCCTTGTACTGGTGCCACACGCGCAGTGCGCAGGCCAGCCTGCAGCGGCTGACGGACTGCGTGCTGCATGCCGCAGCGGCCTGGCTGGAGCAGGATGCGAGCTGA
- a CDS encoding LysE/ArgO family amino acid transporter — protein MLSSEFSSAWLAGFTVCISLIVSIGAQNLYVLRQAVQGEHVRACVTWCVLSDAILVAVGVAGMSQMMARYPGLAYYLTLGGAIFLLAYGLFALRRMWLAPDAAMHAEKRVLAPRSLMSVMAALAAITLLNPHVYLDTVLLMGSIGAQQQGVSRWSYVMGAACASLSWFVLLAFAGQRMKGIFANPKAWRVMDGLTGVMMLTLAWWVASGLTQMD, from the coding sequence ATGCTTTCCTCTGAATTCTCCTCTGCATGGCTGGCCGGCTTTACGGTCTGCATCTCCCTCATCGTCTCGATTGGTGCTCAGAATCTGTATGTGCTGCGACAGGCTGTTCAGGGCGAGCATGTGCGCGCCTGCGTGACTTGGTGTGTGCTCAGCGATGCGATTTTGGTGGCTGTGGGCGTGGCGGGCATGTCGCAGATGATGGCCCGCTATCCGGGGCTGGCCTACTACCTGACGCTGGGTGGTGCTATCTTTTTATTAGCGTATGGCCTGTTTGCACTGCGCCGCATGTGGCTGGCGCCGGATGCGGCCATGCACGCAGAAAAACGTGTGCTGGCGCCCCGCAGCCTGATGAGTGTGATGGCCGCGCTGGCAGCGATTACCCTGCTGAACCCGCATGTCTATCTGGATACCGTGCTGCTGATGGGCTCCATCGGCGCGCAGCAGCAGGGCGTAAGCCGCTGGAGCTACGTCATGGGTGCGGCCTGCGCAAGTCTGAGCTGGTTTGTGCTGCTGGCTTTTGCGGGCCAGCGCATGAAAGGCATTTTTGCCAACCCCAAGGCCTGGCGTGTGATGGATGGCCTGACAGGCGTGATGATGCTGACACTGGCCTGGTGGGTGGCCAGCGGCCTGACTCAAATGGATTGA
- a CDS encoding Lrp/AsnC family transcriptional regulator: protein MPAADLDLFDRAILALLQQDNLMPQRLIAEQVNLSAPAVQRRIKRLQETGVIAGNVAVLDPVRAGRSLTAVINVHLINDRPDLSRGFRARIAAEASVQQCFFVTGETDYILVVTAADMDDYQAICQRLFEGDENIRRYSTSIALERIKTGLQIPVTEKLQPS, encoded by the coding sequence ATGCCCGCTGCCGACCTCGACCTCTTTGACCGCGCCATTCTGGCCCTGCTTCAGCAGGACAATCTCATGCCCCAGCGCCTGATTGCCGAGCAGGTCAATCTTTCCGCCCCCGCAGTGCAGCGGCGTATCAAGCGCCTGCAGGAAACCGGGGTCATCGCGGGCAATGTGGCAGTGCTGGACCCGGTGCGCGCAGGCCGTTCACTGACTGCCGTGATCAATGTGCACCTGATCAACGACAGGCCCGACCTGTCCCGGGGCTTTCGCGCACGCATTGCCGCCGAGGCCTCTGTGCAGCAATGCTTTTTTGTGACTGGAGAGACGGACTACATCCTGGTTGTGACGGCCGCCGATATGGATGATTACCAGGCGATTTGCCAGCGCCTGTTTGAAGGCGATGAAAACATTCGCCGCTACAGCACCTCCATCGCGCTGGAGCGCATCAAAACCGGATTACAGATTCCAGTGACGGAAAAGTTGCAACCGTCATGA
- a CDS encoding EamA family transporter — protein MSKNSWNHWWPVLAVLGSVTALGVGTSLAKQLFPLVGAQGTSALRVGFAALILVCIWRPWRWALNRQQALSLLIFGGALGGMNLMFYMALRDIPFGLAVAIEFSGPLAVAIYYSRRAVDFVWLALAVLGLALILPIGNQAQALHLSPVGIACALGAAICWASYIVLGRRLNHIPSGQAVSLGLLCAALVVVPFGVAEAGAKLLTPSILLFGLMVAAISSALPYSLEMLALRRLPPATFGIALATEPAIAALMGMLLLSEHLTLTQWAAIACIMAAAMGSAFTRPGSKAAEPDASPAASS, from the coding sequence ATGTCTAAAAACAGCTGGAATCATTGGTGGCCCGTGCTGGCCGTGTTGGGCTCGGTCACGGCGCTGGGTGTAGGTACGTCGCTGGCCAAGCAGCTTTTTCCGCTGGTGGGCGCGCAGGGCACATCGGCCTTGCGCGTGGGTTTTGCAGCCCTGATTCTGGTGTGCATCTGGCGGCCCTGGCGCTGGGCCTTAAACCGGCAGCAGGCGCTGTCGCTGCTGATTTTTGGCGGCGCGCTGGGCGGCATGAACCTGATGTTCTATATGGCGCTGCGCGACATTCCATTCGGGCTGGCCGTGGCCATCGAATTTTCAGGCCCGCTGGCAGTCGCCATCTATTACTCACGCCGCGCGGTGGATTTTGTCTGGCTGGCGCTGGCCGTGCTGGGGCTGGCACTCATCTTGCCCATTGGTAATCAGGCACAGGCCCTGCATCTTTCGCCGGTGGGCATTGCCTGCGCGCTGGGGGCAGCTATTTGCTGGGCGTCTTACATCGTGCTGGGGCGCAGGCTCAACCACATTCCCAGCGGGCAGGCGGTGTCGCTGGGGCTGCTGTGCGCGGCGCTGGTGGTGGTTCCTTTTGGCGTGGCCGAAGCGGGGGCCAAGCTGCTCACACCATCCATCTTGCTGTTCGGACTGATGGTGGCGGCGATCTCCAGCGCGCTGCCGTATTCGCTGGAAATGCTGGCGCTGCGCCGCCTGCCGCCCGCGACCTTTGGCATTGCACTGGCGACCGAACCTGCCATTGCCGCGCTGATGGGCATGTTGCTGCTGAGTGAGCATCTGACGCTGACGCAGTGGGCTGCCATCGCCTGCATCATGGCCGCAGCCATGGGCAGCGCATTCACACGCCCAGGCAGCAAGGCGGCTGAGCCTGATGCGTCGCCAGCGGCTTCCAGCTGA
- a CDS encoding PrkA family serine protein kinase: MDVLSNSAARYVRLREEEMSLDEYLTLCQRDPMAYASAAQRMLSIIGEPEMVDTRNDPQLSRLFANKVIRRYPAFSEFYGMEDAIEQVVSFFRHAAQGLEERKQILYLLGPVGGGKSSIAERLKYLMQKAPFYALKGSPVNESPLGLFDPIEDGPVLEEEFGIPRRSLNHILSPWAVKRLEEFGGDIRQFRVVKRYPSILKQIGIAKTEPGDENNQDISSLVGKVDIRKLENFAQDDTDAYSYSGGLCLANQGLLEFVEMFKAPIKVLHPLLTATQEGNYKGTEGFGAIPFDGLVLAHSNESEWKAFRNNKNNEAFLDRIYIVKVPYCLRVSEEVRIYEKLIRESSLAQAVCAPGTLKMMAQFSVLTRLKEPENSSIFSKMQVYDGESLKDTDPRAKSYQEYRDYAGVDEGMEGISTRFAFKILSKVFNYDSTEVAANPVHLMYVLERQIEREQFPAELETKYVGFIKEYLSQRYAEFIGKEIQTAYLESYSEYGQNIFDRYVTYADYWIQDSEYRDTDTGEVFDRNALNAELEKVEKPAGIANPKDFRNEIVNFVLRARANNQGKNPSWTSYEKLRVVIEKKMFSNTEELLPVISFNAKASAEDARKHADFVTRMEAKGYTSKQVRLLCEWYLRVRKSS; this comes from the coding sequence ATGGATGTTCTCAGCAACTCTGCCGCCCGTTATGTTCGTCTGCGCGAAGAGGAAATGTCGCTGGATGAATATCTGACGCTCTGCCAGCGAGACCCCATGGCTTACGCCAGTGCAGCCCAGCGCATGCTGAGCATCATTGGCGAGCCGGAAATGGTCGATACACGCAACGACCCGCAACTGTCCCGGTTGTTTGCCAACAAGGTCATCCGTCGCTACCCTGCTTTCTCCGAGTTCTATGGCATGGAAGACGCCATCGAGCAGGTGGTGAGTTTCTTTCGCCACGCTGCGCAGGGGCTGGAAGAGCGCAAGCAGATTCTCTATCTGCTGGGTCCGGTGGGCGGCGGAAAATCGTCGATTGCCGAGCGCCTGAAATATCTGATGCAGAAAGCACCGTTCTACGCGCTCAAGGGCTCGCCCGTGAACGAGTCGCCGCTGGGGCTGTTTGACCCTATCGAAGACGGCCCGGTGTTGGAAGAAGAATTCGGCATTCCGCGCCGCAGTCTCAATCACATTCTGTCGCCCTGGGCCGTGAAGCGGCTGGAGGAGTTTGGCGGCGATATTCGCCAGTTCCGCGTTGTCAAGCGCTACCCCAGCATCCTCAAGCAGATCGGCATTGCCAAGACCGAGCCGGGCGACGAGAACAACCAGGACATCTCCAGCCTGGTGGGCAAGGTCGATATCCGCAAGCTGGAAAATTTTGCCCAGGATGACACCGACGCCTACAGTTACTCGGGTGGCCTGTGCCTGGCTAATCAGGGCTTGCTGGAATTTGTGGAAATGTTCAAGGCCCCCATCAAGGTGCTGCACCCCTTGCTGACCGCCACGCAGGAAGGCAACTACAAGGGCACGGAAGGCTTTGGCGCGATTCCTTTCGATGGTCTGGTGCTGGCGCACAGCAACGAGAGTGAGTGGAAGGCGTTTCGCAACAACAAAAACAACGAAGCGTTTCTGGACCGCATCTACATCGTCAAAGTGCCTTACTGCCTGCGCGTAAGCGAAGAGGTGCGGATTTACGAAAAACTGATTCGGGAGTCGTCGCTGGCGCAGGCCGTCTGCGCGCCTGGCACGCTGAAAATGATGGCGCAGTTCTCGGTGCTGACGCGGCTGAAGGAGCCTGAAAATTCCAGCATCTTCAGCAAGATGCAGGTCTATGACGGTGAAAGCCTCAAGGACACCGACCCGCGTGCCAAGAGCTATCAGGAGTACCGCGACTATGCGGGCGTGGACGAAGGCATGGAAGGTATTTCTACCCGCTTTGCCTTCAAGATTCTGTCCAAGGTGTTCAACTACGACAGCACCGAGGTAGCGGCCAACCCTGTGCACCTGATGTACGTGCTGGAGCGCCAGATTGAGCGCGAGCAATTCCCTGCCGAGCTGGAAACCAAGTACGTGGGTTTCATCAAGGAATATCTGTCGCAGCGCTATGCCGAGTTCATCGGCAAGGAAATCCAGACCGCCTATCTGGAAAGCTATAGCGAGTACGGCCAGAACATTTTTGACCGCTACGTGACCTATGCCGATTACTGGATTCAGGACAGCGAATACCGCGACACCGACACGGGCGAGGTGTTTGACCGCAACGCGCTGAATGCGGAGCTGGAAAAGGTGGAAAAGCCCGCAGGCATTGCCAACCCCAAGGATTTCCGCAACGAAATCGTCAACTTCGTGCTGCGGGCGCGGGCCAATAACCAGGGCAAGAACCCCAGCTGGACCAGCTACGAAAAGCTGCGCGTGGTGATCGAGAAAAAAATGTTCTCCAACACCGAGGAGCTGCTGCCCGTCATCAGCTTCAACGCCAAGGCCAGTGCCGAGGATGCGCGCAAGCATGCAGACTTCGTCACCCGCATGGAAGCCAAGGGCTACACCTCCAAACAGGTGCGTTTGCTGTGCGAATGGTATTTGCGGGTGCGCAAGAGCAGCTGA
- a CDS encoding YeaH/YhbH family protein: MTLHIIDRRLAGKNKSVGNRERFVRRYKAQIAEAVRKAVSGRDIRHIDQAETITIPKKDIQEPVFHHGQGGIRDMVLPGNREYVQGDRIARPQGGAGGGGSQASDSGEGQDDFTFTLTKEEFMELFFEDLALPRLLRTHIGDTLQYKTRRAGFSHDGTPNNLAVVRTMRGALGRRIALTKAPHRELQVLEAQLQALLEQGDCTDEAVAELQSRIDALQQRIKRVPFLEPLDLRFRNRSKFPVPSSQAVMFCVMDVSGSMDQERKELAKRFFILLYLFLTRHYDKIEIVFIRHHTQAAEVSEQEFFHSTESGGTVVSSALVLLDQVIRARYPAGDWNVYVAQASDGDNFSDDGGKCGSLLTEKILPMVRYYAYLQVVLEEQSLWEEYCRVQEQCAHFAMRKVSQANEIYPVFRDLFKKDGVTI, encoded by the coding sequence ATGACACTGCATATCATCGACCGCAGGCTCGCAGGCAAGAACAAATCGGTAGGTAACCGCGAGCGTTTTGTGCGGCGTTACAAGGCTCAGATTGCCGAAGCCGTGCGCAAGGCCGTCTCTGGCAGAGACATCCGCCATATTGACCAGGCGGAAACCATCACGATTCCGAAAAAGGACATTCAGGAGCCGGTGTTTCACCATGGGCAGGGCGGCATACGCGATATGGTGCTGCCCGGCAATCGTGAATATGTGCAGGGCGACCGCATTGCACGGCCACAGGGTGGGGCAGGCGGCGGAGGGTCACAGGCCAGCGACAGTGGCGAGGGGCAGGACGACTTCACCTTCACGCTGACCAAGGAAGAGTTCATGGAGCTTTTCTTTGAAGACCTGGCCCTGCCGCGCCTGCTGCGCACCCATATTGGTGACACCTTGCAGTACAAGACCCGTCGCGCAGGTTTCAGCCACGATGGAACGCCCAACAACCTGGCCGTGGTGCGCACCATGCGCGGGGCACTGGGCCGGCGCATCGCGCTGACCAAGGCCCCGCACCGCGAACTGCAGGTGCTGGAAGCGCAGCTGCAAGCGCTGCTGGAGCAGGGGGATTGCACAGACGAAGCGGTAGCCGAGCTGCAAAGCCGCATTGACGCCTTGCAGCAGCGCATAAAGCGCGTGCCGTTTCTGGAACCGCTGGATTTGCGCTTTCGCAACCGCAGCAAATTCCCGGTGCCCAGCAGCCAGGCCGTGATGTTTTGCGTGATGGATGTTTCTGGCTCCATGGATCAGGAACGCAAAGAGCTGGCCAAGCGCTTTTTTATCTTGCTGTATCTGTTTCTGACTCGGCACTACGACAAGATCGAGATCGTCTTCATCCGGCATCACACGCAGGCGGCCGAGGTCAGCGAGCAGGAGTTTTTTCACTCCACCGAAAGCGGTGGCACGGTGGTCAGCAGCGCGCTGGTGCTGCTCGATCAGGTCATTCGCGCACGCTACCCCGCTGGCGACTGGAATGTGTATGTGGCGCAGGCCAGTGATGGTGACAACTTCAGTGACGACGGCGGCAAATGCGGCAGCTTGCTGACCGAAAAAATACTGCCCATGGTGCGCTACTACGCCTATCTGCAGGTGGTGCTGGAGGAGCAAAGCCTGTGGGAAGAGTACTGCCGCGTTCAGGAGCAGTGCGCGCATTTCGCCATGCGCAAGGTTTCGCAGGCCAACGAGATCTACCCGGTCTTCCGTGATCTGTTCAAGAAAGATGGGGTGACGATATGA
- a CDS encoding SpoVR family protein, whose amino-acid sequence MNLNLYPVLDVTSTRKAWNHGPQGERLREVPQAPLQAGQRPASPLPAPSDWTFELIEQYHAAIAATAQRYGLDTYPNQLEIITAEQMMDAYASVGMPVNYRHWSYGKEFLATERRYRRGHMGLAYEIVINANPCISYLMEENSTAMQALVIAHAAYGHNSFFKNNYLFRMWSDAGSIIDYLVYARDYVAQCEERYGVDTVEQLLDSCHALANFGVDRYCRPSHKTLARERAEREEREAYVQQQVNVLWSTLPARKDKESIAPGSERFPREPEENILYFIEKNAPLLEPWQRELVRIVRKIAQYFYPQRQTQVMNEGWATFWHYTLLNTLYDEGWLTDGVMMEWLSSHTNVIYQPPAGHPAFSGINPYALGFAMYRDIRRICESPTGEDRQWFPDLAGTPWLPALHHAMRNYKDESFVGQYLSPHLMREMRLFALHDDTAEREMLVSAIHNEEGYRSLRQLLSQQYDLGTREPNIQVWNVNLRGDRCLTLRHTQYQGRPLAGDAQEVLKHVARLWGFGVHLESVKADGDAPLLLHSVAAPSY is encoded by the coding sequence ATGAACCTCAATCTCTATCCGGTTCTGGATGTCACCAGCACCCGAAAGGCCTGGAATCACGGGCCGCAGGGCGAGCGTCTGCGTGAAGTGCCCCAGGCGCCGCTGCAGGCCGGGCAGCGGCCCGCCAGCCCCTTGCCTGCCCCCAGCGACTGGACCTTTGAGCTGATCGAGCAGTACCACGCGGCCATTGCTGCCACGGCGCAGCGCTACGGGCTGGACACTTATCCTAACCAGCTGGAGATCATCACCGCCGAGCAGATGATGGACGCCTATGCCAGCGTGGGCATGCCCGTCAATTACCGGCACTGGAGCTATGGCAAGGAGTTTTTGGCCACCGAGCGCCGCTACCGCCGTGGTCATATGGGGCTGGCCTACGAGATCGTCATCAATGCCAACCCCTGCATCAGCTATCTGATGGAAGAAAACAGCACGGCCATGCAGGCGCTGGTGATTGCCCATGCGGCCTACGGGCACAACAGCTTTTTCAAGAACAACTACCTGTTTCGCATGTGGTCCGATGCGGGCAGCATCATCGACTATCTGGTCTATGCCCGTGACTATGTGGCGCAGTGCGAAGAGCGCTATGGCGTGGACACGGTGGAGCAGTTGCTGGATTCCTGCCACGCGCTGGCCAACTTTGGGGTAGACCGCTACTGCCGCCCCTCACACAAGACGCTGGCCCGCGAGCGCGCAGAACGCGAGGAGCGCGAGGCCTATGTGCAGCAGCAGGTGAATGTGCTGTGGAGCACGCTGCCCGCCCGCAAGGACAAGGAAAGCATTGCCCCCGGCAGCGAGCGTTTCCCCAGGGAACCTGAGGAAAACATTCTCTACTTCATCGAGAAAAATGCCCCTTTGCTGGAGCCCTGGCAGCGGGAGCTGGTGCGCATCGTGCGCAAGATTGCCCAGTACTTCTATCCACAGCGCCAGACCCAGGTGATGAACGAGGGCTGGGCCACCTTCTGGCACTACACCTTGCTCAACACCCTGTATGACGAGGGTTGGCTTACCGACGGCGTGATGATGGAGTGGCTTTCTTCGCACACCAATGTGATTTACCAGCCACCCGCTGGTCACCCGGCATTTAGCGGCATCAACCCCTATGCGCTGGGTTTTGCCATGTACCGCGATATTCGCCGTATCTGCGAGAGCCCGACCGGGGAAGACCGGCAGTGGTTTCCTGACTTGGCAGGCACGCCGTGGCTTCCGGCGCTGCATCACGCCATGCGCAATTACAAGGATGAGAGCTTTGTGGGCCAGTACCTGAGCCCGCACCTGATGCGCGAGATGCGCTTGTTTGCCCTGCATGACGACACCGCCGAGCGGGAGATGCTGGTCAGTGCCATCCATAACGAGGAGGGTTACCGAAGCCTGCGCCAGCTGTTGTCACAGCAGTACGACCTGGGTACGCGAGAGCCCAATATTCAGGTCTGGAATGTGAACCTGCGCGGAGACCGCTGCCTGACGCTGCGCCACACCCAGTACCAGGGCCGCCCGCTGGCCGGTGATGCGCAGGAGGTGCTCAAGCATGTGGCGCGCCTGTGGGGTTTTGGCGTGCATCTGGAGAGTGTGAAAGCCGATGGTGATGCGCCGCTGCTGCTGCACTCGGTAGCCGCGCCTTCATATTGA